CGCAGGATTCGTGTTCCCCTGGGCCGATGTGCAGGTTCTCAGCCCAGAGGGCAGGGTCCTGCCGCCGGGCCAGATCGGGGAAATCCGCATCCGCGGCGACGAACTGGTGGACGGCTACCTCGACAACCCCGAGGGGTCGGAGGCGCGGTTTCGCGATGGATGGTTCTGGCCTGGCGACCTTGGCGCCGTCAGCGCCGCCGGGGTGCTGCAGGTGATGGGCCGAACCGACGATCTGATGAACATCGGCGGCAGCAAGTTCCTCGCCGGTCGCCTTGAGGCCCTGGTCCTGCGGGTGGACGGCGTGCTCGACGCGGCGGCCTTCGTCGCCCCGGACGAACAGCAGCTCGACGCGCCCCACGTGGCCTATGTGGCGAATGACGAGCTTGATCTGACTCCGCTGAGAATGATCTTCACCCAGGCGCTTGGTCGGGAGGCGCGTCTGCTGCGGGTCTTGGAAATCCCGCGCAACGCCATGGGCAAGATCCAGCGCGACGTGTTGCGGGGCCAGCTTTCGGACTCAAAGGCGGCCTGACGTCGCGATTGGGACACACAGGAACCGTCGCCAGGCGCTACGGCCCCTTCCGGCCGCGATAAATCGCCACTAGCCGTTCACCGTCCCAAATCTCGATGTCGTGGCCGTCGTCGTAACGCGGGATCTGGGCCAGAAGGTCTTCGTCGCTCTCCCCATCGACCGCCAGGTGCTGCAGCACCGCCCCGCGTGGATCGGTGACGAAGAGATGGTAGAGCGTCATTGCAGCCTCCCGAGATCAGGAGGGTATGGGCCGTGCCGGTTGGCGGGGGCCTGAGCGTAGGGTGCAGCTACCGTTCATGTGGGCGTGATGTCGCACCCGGCGAAGCTTAGAAAAATTTAGCATCCTTGGCCTATGACTTGCGGCCATGTCTGAAGCTCAGTGGCTTGATCGTCGTGTTGAACCCCGCGCCCCCACCAGCGATCGGGTGCGCGTCTACTACGGCCCGGCCCTGGGATCCTGGTGGGACGCGACCATGCGCGACGTCAGCATCAGCGGCCTGAAGTTGGAGATCCCAGCGCTCGTGCCCCTGCCCAAGGCGCTGACCGTGCTGCACGTGCCGGACGGCGAGGTGTTCATCGTGCGGGCCAAGTGGCGCAACCACGACATGATCGGCTGCAAGATCCACCAGCGGCACAATCTGGAGACCGAGACCGATCCGGCCTTCGACGCATTGAAGGTCAGCTGGCGGTCACTGAAGGCCTAGGCAAAGAGTCGACAATACGACAGAAGCGCTCCGTCAAACCTATGTCATTCCAGGTATAGATCTGACGCAAACGTTTTCACGCCTGTGATTTCGCAATACATGTTAGGTGAAGGCGTGGGAGCACGCTGGAACCTCTATGCTCGACTACCGGATATATTTCCTAGGCGCCAACGGCCGCATAAGCCGCGCGGTCGCGTTCGAGTGTGAAGACGACGAGGCGGCGATGCAAATCGCCCGCCAGCATAGCCACGAACACGCGATTGAACTTTGGCAACAGGCCCGCATGGTCCAGCGTTTCGAACCCAACGCGCCGGAGTAATCGGCCACAGACGCACCGCAGCCTCTGACTGGCCTGCGATGTCCTGGCATCGGTTAGGTGTCGAAGCTATGAGCCATCGTCCTGCCCTCGCACGACCAAGGGAAGACATCCGACGGTGTTATGGGGCGTGATCCTGCCCCCTGTCGTTTTCGCGGCAACAGCGCTAGTGACGGCGCATGACCGCCAAGCCCATCGAGATCTTCATCGACGCCGACGCCTGCCCGGTAAAGGACGAGATCTACAAGGTCGCCCAGCGCTACGGCCTGAAGACCTGGGTGGTCTCCAACGCCTTCATCATGATCCCCAAGACGCCGATGATCGAGCGGATGATCGTCGACGCCGGCCCCGACGTGGCCGACGACTGGATCGCCGAGCATGTGGCGCCGGGCGACGTGGCGGTGACCAACGACATACCTTTAGCCGAGCGGGTGCTGACCGCGGGCGCCCACGCGGTCGCGCCCAACGGCAAGCCCTTCACCGAGAACTCCATCGGCGCGGCCATCGCCCAGCGGGCCCTGATGGAGCAGCTGCGCTCCACCGGCGACATCCTGGGCGGGCCGAAACCCTTCGACCGCAACGACCGGTCGCGGTTCCTCCAGGCCCTGGACGAGATCATCCAGAAGGAACGCCGCAAGCGCGGCTGAGGCGCTTGCCAAAGGCGGCGCTTGGAGTAGCTTGCCGGCCA
The sequence above is drawn from the Phenylobacterium glaciei genome and encodes:
- a CDS encoding YaiI/YqxD family protein → MTAKPIEIFIDADACPVKDEIYKVAQRYGLKTWVVSNAFIMIPKTPMIERMIVDAGPDVADDWIAEHVAPGDVAVTNDIPLAERVLTAGAHAVAPNGKPFTENSIGAAIAQRALMEQLRSTGDILGGPKPFDRNDRSRFLQALDEIIQKERRKRG
- a CDS encoding PilZ domain-containing protein, with product MSEAQWLDRRVEPRAPTSDRVRVYYGPALGSWWDATMRDVSISGLKLEIPALVPLPKALTVLHVPDGEVFIVRAKWRNHDMIGCKIHQRHNLETETDPAFDALKVSWRSLKA